GCCTCGTCGCGCTCGGCTACGAGGACTTCGGCGAGGTGTTCATTCCGGGCAGGCTCTACCTGCGGCGACGGGGGCCGCCCCACTTCAACGTCGCCATCGCCGAGGAGGGAGGGGCTTTCTTCACCTCCCAGCTCGCCGTCCGCGACTACCTGCGCGCGCACCCCGACGAGGTGAAGGCCTACGCCGACGAGAAGCGCAAGGCCTACACGCACGGCGCGCGGCTCTTCTCGACGTACTCGCAGCAGAAAAACGCGTTCGTCACCGCGCTCGTCGAGAAAGCGCTGGCGTGGAAATCATCCGCGCGGCGGCCATGACGCGCGGTTCGCGCGCCTATTCCTCACCGGCTCGCGAGCAGATGAGTTCGGCCAGGCTCTCGTGAATCACGCGGGGCAGTGCGTGACCCATCCCTGGTATCTCCGCCAGCCGGGCTCCGGGAATCAACCCAGCGAGGTGGCGCCCGTGCGGTGGAGGGTTGAGCGGATCCTTCGGAGCCTGGATGACCAGCGTCGGCGTGGTCACCTGACGCAACTCGGTCCCCCGTGACAGCGCCACGGGTGTCGCCAGGGCGTGGGCGGTAGGCTGCACGATGGTGCCCGCGTGCTCCATCGCTCGTTCCTCGTAACGCCTGAACTCGGCGGCATCGAAAGGCAGGGCATCGCCGGCCAGCGTTCGTCCGGCCACGACATCGCGGAGGCGTTCGCCCCCATGATGAGCAGCATCGGAGGATCGACCGGGTCACCCAGGGCCTCGCTCCAAAGCGTGACATCGCCCGATCGCACCATTCGCTTGGACATAGGGACTCCTTCGCCGGTCAGGCCGGCAACTCCTTCAGGAAGGCCAGCAGCGCCGCGTTGACCTCGGCCGCGCGCTCTTGCTGGATCCAATGGCCAGCGCCAGGGATGACGAGCACCTCCTCGAGATTGGGCACCAGCGGCTTCATGAGGTCGACCGGGGCAAAGGCGCGCCCCGGATCCTTCTCTCCGATGATGAAGAGCGCGGGCTGCTCGATCCTGACCGTCGCGAGCTCGGGCAGCTCCTCCCAGTCGCGGTCCATGTTGCGATAGCGGTTGAGCCCTCCACGGAATCCGCTGCCCTCGAGCTCCTTCACGAAATACGCGAGGTCGTCTTCCGTGAGCCAGTCGGGGAGCTTCCCGGGCGTGTCGATGCCCGTGAAGAACTTGTCGCCCTTCTTCCTGGACCGCACGACCTCGGCCGTCGTATCGAACCCGGGGACACCACCAGAGAGGATCGTGCGCATCGTCCTCGGGATGTCCGCCTCGAACTCCGCCTCCGCGACGCCGGGCTCCTGGAAATAGAGGATGTAGAACCACGAGTCCTTGAACATGGCTTCGAAGAGCCGCGTCGGCGGCATGGGCGGGCGGCCGAGGTGCGGGACGCTCATGCCGACGACGGCACGGTAGCGGTCGGGGTGGAGCGCGGCGCTGTTCCACGCCATCGCCGCGCCCCAGTCATGGCCGACGACGACGGCGGTCTCCTCCCCGAGCGCATCGAGCAGGCCGATGTAATCGGCGAGCAGGTTCTTCATGCTGTACGCCTCGATTGCCAGCGGCTTGTCGCTGCGGCCATAGCCGCGAACATCGGGCGCGACGGCATGGTAGCCGGCATCCGCGAGCGCCCGGAGCTGGTGGCGCCAGGAGTACCAGGACTCCGGCCAGCCGTGGAGCAGCAGCACGAGAGGGCCTTCGCCGGCCTCGGCGATGTGGAGGTGGATGCCGTTCGTCTCGACGGTGCGGTGCGTGATGTCAGACATGGGGCGCGGGTCCCTTCCTGGTTCGTGGCGACGATGACTTCCGGGCCACCTTGTCCCAGGCCCGCATCGCGATCTCAACAATCGCGAGGAGCTCGGCCTCGCTCGCTCCATCCTGGGCCTGCACCGACATGCCCTGGATGATGGCGCCGAAATATCGAGCGAGCGCCGCCGGGTCCGTCCCGGCCGGCAACTCCCCCTCGGCGATGCCCTGCTCGAGGCGGGTGCGGAGCGCCGCCAGCGCACCGGCTCTCAGGGTGGCGACATGTTCGGCGACCGGCTGGTTCTCCTCCGCACACGTCAGCACCGCCGTGGAGATCATGCAGCCGCGCGGGTGCTCCCGGTTGGAGAAGCCCCTGGCGGCCTCACGGAGGATCCTCTCCATGGCGGCGCGGGCGGTGGGCTCCTCGGTGAGCGCGCGGGGGGTGGATGCGCCCTGGCTGGCCCGATAGCGCTCGAGGACCTGCCGGTAGAGCTCGGCCTTGGACCCGAACGCGGCATAGAGGCTGGGCGCGGCGATGCCCATCGCCTCGGTGAGGTCGGCGATCGACGCGCCCTCGTACCCCAGCCGCCAGAACACCTCCAAGGCCTGGTCGAGTGCCTTCGTGCTGTCGAAGCCGCGAGGGCGCCCACGCGCACGCCGTTCCGTGAGGGAGTCGTTTTTCATAGCGATCACTATTGAAACGGAGGGAGGGGCTCCTTATTTACGGAGCGGTCACTATATAAACAGGAGTGCCACCCCATGTATTCTGCCATCGCCACCGCCCTGGTGGCCGTCAGCCTCGCCCAGTCTCCCGCCACTCCCGACGTCTCCGAGGAGCGCGCCCTCGTGGCGCGTCTGGACGGGGTCATCGAGAAAGCGATCGCGCAGAAGCGCATCGTTGGAACCGTCGTCGTCGTCGCGAAGGACGGCAAGGTCATCTACCGGCGCGCCGCCGGTTTCGCGGATCGCGAGGCGGGGCGCCCCATGCGGGAGAACGAGCTGTTCCGCCTGGCGTCCATGTCCAAGCCGCTGGTGTCCGCGGCGGCGCTCGCGCTGGTGGACCAGCACAAGCTCACGCTGGAGGATCCGGTCACGAAGTGGATTCCGACCTTCCGGCCGAAGCTGGCGGACGGCAGCGAACCGGTCATCACGGTGCGCCATCTGCTGACGCATACCTCGGGTCTGACCTACGGCTTCATGGAGTCCGAGCAGGGGCCGTATCACAAGGCCGGGGTCTCCGATGGCCTGGACGCGTCCGAGGTGTCCCTGGATGAGAACCTCCGCCGGATCGCCTCGGTGCCGCTGTCGTTCGAGCCAGGGAAGCGCTGGAACTACTCCGTGGCAACGGACGTCCTGGGCGCGGTCGTCGCCCGGGCTGGAGGAGCGCCGTTGCCCAGGGTGGTCGAGCGGCTCGTGACCAGACCGCTGGGGATGTCCGACACGGGCTTCAGCGTGAAGGACGTGAAGCGGCTGGCGACGCCGTACGCGGATGGACAGCCGGAGCCGGTGCGCATGGGCGAGGCGCAGGTGGTGGTCTACAACGGCGCTGGGGTCCACTTCGCCCCCGGTCGAGCCTTGAACCCGCGCGCCTTCCCGTCCGGAGGGGCGGGCATGGTGGGCACGGCGGGTGACTACGTGAAGTTCCTGGAGACGTTGCGCAAGGGCGGTGCGCCGGTATTGGCGGAGTCCACCGTGCGGCAA
This is a stretch of genomic DNA from Archangium violaceum. It encodes these proteins:
- a CDS encoding serine hydrolase domain-containing protein; amino-acid sequence: MYSAIATALVAVSLAQSPATPDVSEERALVARLDGVIEKAIAQKRIVGTVVVVAKDGKVIYRRAAGFADREAGRPMRENELFRLASMSKPLVSAAALALVDQHKLTLEDPVTKWIPTFRPKLADGSEPVITVRHLLTHTSGLTYGFMESEQGPYHKAGVSDGLDASEVSLDENLRRIASVPLSFEPGKRWNYSVATDVLGAVVARAGGAPLPRVVERLVTRPLGMSDTGFSVKDVKRLATPYADGQPEPVRMGEAQVVVYNGAGVHFAPGRALNPRAFPSGGAGMVGTAGDYVKFLETLRKGGAPVLAESTVRQLSTAQVGPEAETQGPGWGFGFVGAVLVDPAKTRSPQSAGTYQWGGAYGHNWFVDPRRGLTVVALTNTAFEGMSGAFTIAVRDAVYGASN
- a CDS encoding alpha/beta fold hydrolase; this encodes MAGRTLAGDALPFDAAEFRRYEERAMEHAGTIVQPTAHALATPVALSRGTELRQVTTPTLVIQAPKDPLNPPPHGRHLAGLIPGARLAEIPGMGHALPRVIHESLAELICSRAGEE
- a CDS encoding GrpB family protein — its product is MKTSDVDEPISLVEPDPRWPELYASEAERVRGALGDVVTRLEHVGSTAVPGLVGKPIVDLLVGVRSLDEGRAATPRLVALGYEDFGEVFIPGRLYLRRRGPPHFNVAIAEEGGAFFTSQLAVRDYLRAHPDEVKAYADEKRKAYTHGARLFSTYSQQKNAFVTALVEKALAWKSSARRP
- a CDS encoding TetR/AcrR family transcriptional regulator produces the protein MKNDSLTERRARGRPRGFDSTKALDQALEVFWRLGYEGASIADLTEAMGIAAPSLYAAFGSKAELYRQVLERYRASQGASTPRALTEEPTARAAMERILREAARGFSNREHPRGCMISTAVLTCAEENQPVAEHVATLRAGALAALRTRLEQGIAEGELPAGTDPAALARYFGAIIQGMSVQAQDGASEAELLAIVEIAMRAWDKVARKSSSPRTRKGPAPHV
- a CDS encoding alpha/beta fold hydrolase is translated as MSDITHRTVETNGIHLHIAEAGEGPLVLLLHGWPESWYSWRHQLRALADAGYHAVAPDVRGYGRSDKPLAIEAYSMKNLLADYIGLLDALGEETAVVVGHDWGAAMAWNSAALHPDRYRAVVGMSVPHLGRPPMPPTRLFEAMFKDSWFYILYFQEPGVAEAEFEADIPRTMRTILSGGVPGFDTTAEVVRSRKKGDKFFTGIDTPGKLPDWLTEDDLAYFVKELEGSGFRGGLNRYRNMDRDWEELPELATVRIEQPALFIIGEKDPGRAFAPVDLMKPLVPNLEEVLVIPGAGHWIQQERAAEVNAALLAFLKELPA